TCCTAAAAAATTTGTTAGATTAGATTAAGGGTGAGCATTGCCCACCCTTATTGATCACTGTGCTAATGTTTCTAATTCGTAAAGGGCAAAACTATGGGGGGAAATTGTTACTGTTTGTTCTTGCAACAATTTTTCTGGCATTTGAGAACCAGACCCCATCCATTTAGAATCGGCAGAATCGAGAATTTTTCGCCAGATTCCGCCCGGAGATGTTGGGCAATTAACTTCATTTTGATTGAAGTTCATGATGCAAAAAATTTGGTTACCCGTACTGTCACTACGACGTAAGAAAACTATTTTTTCTTCTTCCAGGGCTGTTGCTTCTAAATTATCTTTATCCAGGTTTTTCAACACTGGCATGGTACGGCGTAAGTGAATGAGATGCTGATGCAGTTCTAACAGCGCTTTATGTTTGCCTTCTTTCCGTTTATGCCACTGTAATTTGGATTTTTGGAAAGCGTCGGTGCTGAAGGGATCGATAAATTCTCCTTCTTCTTCTGCATGAAACTCGGTGAATTCTCTTTTTCTCCCTTGTTTCACTGCTTCCACTAAATCCGGATCGGTATGACTGACAAAGTAGAGAAACGGTGCTTCTTCGCCGTATTCTTCTCCCATGAAAAGCATGGGTACGTAAGGAGAAATTAGCATGACGCCTGCTGCTAATTTGAGCGCTTCAAATGAGACTAGATGGGTTAGTCTTTCTCCCATCATTCTATTGCCAACTTGGTCGTGATTTTGTGTACAAACTACAAATTGATGGGCGGGCCGATCGCTGGGATCGTTACCGTGATATCGACGGCGATGAGGGGAGTATTCCCAAGTATAAACAAACCCTTCTTTTAAGATTTTGGCCATTTGTTGGCAACTGCCAAAATCTTTGTAATATCCTTTTTGTTCCCCTGTTAAAAGTACGTGCAATATGTGATGGAAATCATCACTCCATTGGGCATCTATACCATATCCGCCCGATTCGCGATCGCGAATTACTCGCACGTCATTTAAATCGCTTTCTGCAATTAGATAAAACTTCCTTCTTGCCCGTTTAGATAAGGCAGTAACTTCTTCTGCGAGTTCTTGTAAAAAATGTTTAGCACCAAAATCAAAAATGGCGTGTACCGCATCTAATCGCAGGGCATCAATGTGATAATTTTCAAACCAGTAAAGGGCGTTTTTAATAAAGTAATTCCGCACGCCGTAACTGTAAATATCGTCAAAGTTTAACGCCATGCCCCAAGGCGTTTTGTACATTTCGGTAAAGTAAGGGCCGTATTGACTGGTGTAGTTTCCTTCTGGGCCAAAATGATTGTAAACTACGTCAAGGACGATCGATATTCCCTCTTGGTGTGCGGCATCAACTAGTTTTTTCAATCCTTCTGGCCCACCGTAGGAACTTTGCACAGCAAAGGGATAGACACCATCGTAACCCCAGTTGCGATCGCCGGGAAATTGAGCAACTGGCATAATTTCAATGGCATTTACTCCCAACTCGTGCAATTCTTTTAATCTAGGAATAATTGCCTCGAAAGTACCTTCTGGTGTGAACGTACCGACGTGCAATTCATAGATAATCATTTCCTCTAAAGGAACGCCAGACCAGTTGGCGTCATTCCACTGAATCGTGCTACGATCCACCACTTGAGAAGGGCCATGCACGTCTTTTGGTTGATACTGAGAAGCGGGGTCTGGCCGATCGGTTTCCCCGGCTATTTTGTAATAATAAAGAGTTCCCGGTTCGATGCCCTCTGCTAATACTTTAAAGTAGCCCCATTCATCTTTTTGCATGGGGATGAGACGCGATTCGGGAGAGACAATTTGAACAGCAACATCTTCGTGAGATGGCGCCCAAACAGTAAATTGACAACGACCGTTACCCAAATAATCAGACCCGATTTTCACGGTTAATATCCTTTCATCGAAATGTGCATTTATAATTGGCAATCCACTATCAGCCTTGCTGCTACAAAGTTGATATGATTAAGGTAGTTAGTGTGGTAGATTTTCACATCATATAATTTTTGTCGAATCCACCTAAAGTAGAAGATTTTTAGCCATTAATTGAGGAAAAATAGAAGTATTAAGCAATCAACGTAAATGGTTCCGATTATATATAATTGGCAAGTTTTAAAAATCTTTCTATCGGCGTAATTTATGGCCTGTCTTTATTAAATAATCGGTTTTATCATATTTAACTATTCCAGTCAAGTTACCTAAGATAGATTGCCTTTGAAAAGATGAGTCAATTTTTTTAAAAATAACTTGGATTCAAACAGAGAAAAACTTAGTAGAGTTTTGCGATCGCAAAACTTTTACTTTATAAAAAACTATAATATTTGGTCAACTCAAGTAATAATTCGATCAAATAGCACGGGCAGTTAAGTATCTATCGTTTAGGCAAAATTAAAATTAAAAACTTTACTAGTCCGGAGGTAGCAAAAAATAATTATAGCAATCAGATTTGATTGAAAAAAATTAAAAATATAAGATTTTTGGCTTCTCTAAGAAGTCAAGAATCGAATAGTTCGCCAATTTGCCAATTACTTTCCCAAAACAACCGATTAATGAAAAAGGGTTTATTTATACAGATTTAATATCTATTTTAAATTTAAGATGGTAAATTACAAATGAAAATTTAACTTCAAATCGGCACTGATGTCTACAAATTCAGCAATTGCTAGCGAATACAACGAATCACTTACCCAGTTGATGTTACAAGTAACTGGTTTAAATGTTTATTATGGCGAAAGCCACATTCTTAGGGATGTAGATTTGAGCGTTCCGGCTGGGCAAATGGTTTGCCTGATCGGACGCAACGGAGTGGGCAAAACTACTTTATTAAAAACTATTATGGGTTTGCTCAAACCTCGGACGGGTACGATTAATTTGGCAGGTGAATCGATCTTAGGAGAATCTCCCGACAAGAGAGCAAAAATGGGTATTGGCTACGTGCCTCAAGGACGAGAAATTATACCTCGTTTAACTGTGAAAGAAAATTTATTGTTAGGGTTAGAAGCGAGAACACAACGTGGTAAAAATGAAGAAATTCCAGAGGAAATTTTTGCTTTATTTCCCGTATTAAAAACCATGTTATCTCGTATGGGAGGGGACTTAAGCGGCGGACAACAGCAACAATTAGCGATCGCGCGTGCTTTGATGGGACGCCCCCGCTTGCTGATGTTGGATGAACCGACAGAAGGAATTCAGCCTTCGATCATTCTGGAAATAGAAGCTGCCGTTCGCCGCATTGTCAGAACTACAGGTATTTCCGTGCTGTTAGTCGAACAACACTTGCATTTCGTGCGGCAGGCCGATCGCTATTATGCAATGCAAAAAGGTGGTATTGTAGCTGCTGGCCCCACTAGCGAACTCAGCCAAGATGTAATTCAAAAGTTTTTGGCAGTTTAGTTATAAATTTTATAAACTATATCATAACTTGCCTTAATTTATCTACCAAAAATGTAATTTTTGGTAGATATTGTATTTTAGTTAAGAAATAGTAAATTCTGTAAAATTTTTTAGCACTTACCCGATCGATAACAGAAGAAGTCATCGTTTTTGTGGTTCTTGCACTGGGAAAGTTGCGCTAAAGTGGATTGTATATTCTGAATCATAAATAGCTTTTTTTTGTCCGGTACTAAGCTGTTGGCCAACTTACAAGAACTTGCAATATTTTGGGAAATTGGTGTAAGTTAACTTATCTGGTTATAAATAATAATTTTTTTTACCTCTACTTTCCTTGGGGAAAGTAATTTACCCTTAGTTAATAAACTCATAAAAATGAAATTAAAAAACATTCAATTGCGAATATTTAATCATTTGCAAAAGCTGCAAATTAGAATTTTATTTTTTACGTTTGGGGCATCATTAATGCCAATCTTATTGGTTTATGGCGTAGCGTGGAAATTAATATACCAACCCCTGGTTAAATTGGAAAAAACTAGACTTGACGACCAATTTTTGGCTTTTAGAGGATACGTGGAAGCCACTACTAATGGATTGCAAGATTTAGTCAATGGCTATGCAATTTGGACGGATTTGTATGAGGCTATTCAAAAACAAAATATACCTTGGATTGCCAAAGAAGTAACCAAACAAATGGTTTTTTCAACTAATGCCGATCATGCCACAGTTATTAACAATCAAGGAAAAACTTTGGCACAAACAGGAGAAGCTTTAAATCAACCAGTAGTACAGCAAAAAATTGCTGCTTTCCTCGAACAAGGAAAGCAAGATAAAGATTTGATAACGTTGGGCGATCGCAAATTATTAATTTTAGTCAGCGCTCCTGTTTTCCAAACTGACGGTAGCGGTAAATCACCCGGTAATTTAGTTGTAGGGCAAACCTTAAATCATATTTGGTTACAAAAATTTTTAACTTTTTCACAGCCTACAACTAAGGTAGAAATTATTTCTATAACTGGGAATTTAATGTTTGCCAGCGAACAAAAAAATCATCTGGATATGTGGGATAGTCATAACTTTCGCACATCTATTTTAGAACGTATAACAAAAAAAGAACCACTGTATCGCATCGAACCAGAGTCAGGCCATAATATAATATATGCTCCTATCCTTTCTAAGGGTAAATCTGTTGCGATCGTCAAAATTCAGATTTCTTCTCAATATTTTCAAGAAGCATCTTTAGTACTTAACAGTGTAATTTGGGTAGGTTTGGGTTTATCAATTGTAATTTCTATTACAGTTGCTCGCCTACTAGCCGATCAAATCGGACAACCGATCAAACAATTAGCCAAACGTAGCAAAACTCTAGCGAATGGAAATTTAGACGACCCTATTCCCGGCATTAATTATGGCGGCGAAATTGGTCAATTAGCCAAAGCTTACCAAGAAATGGCGCAAGCGTTAAAAGCGCTGATTAATAATTTAGAAAGCCGAGTACTAGAACGAACTCAAGAATTAGAAATAGCAAGGCAAAACTTGGAAGAGAGAGTACAACAAAGGACAGAAGAATTGTCTCAAAAAAATTATCAATTACAACAAACTCACGACAAATTACAACAACTTAATTCTGAATTGTCCATCAAGGCAGAACAACTTTCACAAGCACTAACCACTCTCAAAAAGACGCAAACTCAACTAGTGCAAACAGAAAAAATGTCTAGTTTAGGGCAGTTAGTTGCTGGGATTGCTCATGAAATAAATAATCCGATTAACTTCATTTATGCCAATCTTGCCTATGTAAGTACTTACAGCCAAGATTTGCTTACTTTGATCGCTCGTTATCAAGAACGTTATTCAGATTTGGAAATCGAGCAAGATGTTGAACAAATTGAACTAGAATTTTTAAAGATTGATTTGCCAAAAATTATCTCTTCTATGCAAATAGGTGCTAACCGCATTAGTCAGATTGTTTTATCGCTGCGAAACTTCTCGCGACTTGATGAATCAGATGTTAAATTAGTAGATATTCATGAAGGAATTGATAGTACTTTGTTAATTTTGGGCAGTCGTTTGCGATCGCAAACAGACTGGAAAGAGGATAATGAACTTTCTGCGATCGAGGTAATCAAAGATTATGCTAAATTACCACCGATCGAGTGTTACCCCAGACAAATCAATCAGGTAATTATGAATATCATTAGTAATGCAATAGATGAATTAGAAAAATTAGACAATCAATCAATTAAACAAATTACAATTAAAACTATGCTTATTTCAAAAAATCAAATTTCCATTCAAATTAGAGATAACGGCCCTGGAATTAGCCCGGAAATCAAAGATAAAATATTCGATCCGTTTTTTACAACCAAACCTGTGGGGAAAGGTACTGGTTTAGGGCTTTCTATTTGCTATCAAATCGCCCAAAGACATGGAGGCAGTATCGATGTAATTTCCGAATTAGGAAAGGGAGCAGAATTTTTGATTAACCTACCGATTAAAAGTATCTTTTAAAAACTAAACGAGGTAAATTAATATGGTAGCCAATTCTCAATGTTTTAAAGAATACTGGGAAAATAAATCGAAGATGTCAGTTAGAGACAAATCAAATAGTTTTAATATTTATGAAAGTCCGGCGAAATCGCTTCTAAACAAAGCAACGGGTTTTATCAATTATTATGATTTTACCCTCAATCCTTATAGAGGATGTCAATATGGATGTAGCTACTGTTATGCTGCTGCATTTAGTCCTAGCCCAAAAATGCGCCAAACATGGGGTGAATGGGTAATTATCAAACAAAATGCTACCGAAATATTGGATAAAGAATTAGCAAAATGGTACAAAAAGAATCCAGATAAACATCCTAGCATTTACATGAGTAGCGTAACCGATCCTTATCAACCAATAGAATCGGCAGAAAAGCTAAGTCGAGGTTTGTTAGAGGTAATGCTAAAATATCAGCCAACTTTGGTAATTCAAACTCGTAGTCCGATGATTACTAGAGATATTGATATTTTGCGGCAGTTTCAAAGGTTGAGAATTAATCTAAGTATTCCAACTGGTAGCGAGTCAGTAAGAAAAGATTTTGAACCGCGATCGCCAAGTATTAAAGCCAGGTTAAATGCGATCGGAAAACTAATACATAACATAGTTTCTGATGATACCCATCATATAAAATTTTCCGTAACAGTCACGCCACTGCTACCTATATTGCCAGAGGATCGGATACCTTTCATCAACAAACTAGAAATAGTCGATCGCGTAGTCATTCAAGAATTCCACACCAGCCAAACTCGTTCTCATGTAGCGGGAACGCGAGAAGAAGCGATCGCCCTTAAGCAAAAGTACGCTTGGTGGTACGATCGAGAACAAGAAAACTATTTTGAGTTTAAGCAAAAGTTAGTTGACTTGCTGCCTAGCGTTGAAATTAAAGAAGGTAAAGAAGGATTTGGCTACGAATAATTTAATTGCTAATTGGTGGCGTTCTTTTCAATTTCGCAATGCTCTTGCCAAAGGTAACATTCGCCTTGCCGAGCAACTGTTGCAGGAAATTCAAAAATCGAGTGCAAAGCTATCATTACTGGAGAAATTATTTAAAGATAAGTTACAAGCTGAAAAAACCTCACGGGATTACCGGCAACAAATCTCTACCCAATATCGGCAACTTAGCCAACTTCGTCAGCAGTTAGAAAAGTTACCTCCTGATTTAGAAATTGGTCAATTTTTCCCGGAATTAATCGCACCCGATCCAGAATTCCTTAAATTTGTAGCTAACAAGTTTAAGCTGATAGAACATGATGAAAACATGATCCAGTGTACTGGGCTTGATAGTGACGTTTTTAACGATTTCGAGGAAAGTTTAGCTAACTTTATTAAAGAAGAATTTAGCCAACGTAGTGGTAGCAAAAACTTTCACTTGTTACTAGATGACGCTATAGAAGATTTAAATAGATTAAAAAGTGGAGATGACCCTTCATATAGATTTGAATTAAGCCCCCATATCTACTTAATGAGATATTTTTTAGATAATGTTTACTGTGCTTATCTTGCTTGGTTTTTAATTTACAAAACGGGATTGTTACCAGCGAAAATCAATATTTTAGACATCGCTGCTGGCCCAGGTACAGTAGCTTACGGACTAGCTTTGTTATTACAAAGTAGTAGCAGCTATTTTTCCTTACCACCAATGCACGTTTCCTACTACTCTTTAGAACAACAAAAATCTTTTCAATATCGAGGATTGCAATTTTGGCGCAGATATATAGAATTAAAAGAAACAGCAACTAACGCTTATTTTCGTTTCGATACTTCTAATATTTTTAATTACGATTCTGCTTCTTTGAAAATACCTCATGCTTTTTTCAATTTTATCGTAATTTCTCACTGCTTTTTTAATGATATCGAAAGGCGATCTGAGTCTCTAGCAATTTATAAAGAAATCTTTACTAATTGCCTTAAAGATAATGGTTATGTTATGTTAATTATCCAAGAAAAGAAGCTATTTATGCCCTACGGAGTTCGGCAGAGTGAAAATCAGCTTGAAGAAAAAAATGTCGTACAAAAATTTGTTGATGAATTAGAGTTGAAACTCGTTTTTTATAAATATCTTACATCAAGAGATAGAAGAGAACCGATTAAAGATTTTGGAAAATTTGCCAGAGAAAACTTAGTTAGCCAAAAGTTTATGAGTCCGCTTTTACGGCAATACTTCAAATTAAAATACGATTTAAACTACACGCTTGATGATTACATAATTTTAGCAAAAAAATAAACTTATATGAAGATAACCCGATCGTTTAAAAATAAAAAATAAAGGATAAAACTTTTATCCTTCAAACTTCATCCTTTATCCTTCATCCTTCATCAATGTCCGATCATCCAAGGTCGCTCATGATGGCGATCGTGATGATGTTTGTGATGTTCTGACTTTTTAATTTCTGATTTATTCACTACGCGAGGTTCTGCACTTCGTTCAATTCGACTGCTTAGTGCATAAGGGGTAGTAATTAAACCAGCTACCGAATAAATTCTTTTAGCAGTAGCTTGACAAGTTGGGCAAACCATTGGTTTGCTAGCTTCGCTCATATTAAGCCTCTGCTCAAAAGTTCCGCAATTGTTGCACCGAAATTCGTAAACAGGCATAAGCAATTTTAGATTTTAGATTTTGGATTTTTTTCCCGCTTTTCTCGCTCCCAGGTTGAACCTGGGAGCAGATTTAATGAGGCTCCGCCTCAATTAGCTTATTAAGAAGGCAAAACATTCTTCTCAAAAATTGCCGTTGGAACTGCCAACGTACAACAAGCATTCGGAATATCCACAATGCCACTAATCCGCCCTTCCACAGGTGCAGAACCTAACAGTAAATAAATCTGTTCTCCGGTATATCCGAACTTTTTGAAATATGCGATCGCATTCAAACAAGCCCGCCGATAAGCAACATGAGCATCCAAATAATATTGTTGCCCGGTAAACTCATCAACAGAAATCCCTTCAAATACCAAAAATTCTGAATATCGTGGTTCCACTGGCCCAGGTTTAAAAATAGGATTAGTGAGCCCGTATTTTTCCACGCCACCTTTAATCAAATCTACGTGCAAATCTAGGTAACCCGCCATTTCAATTGCACCGCAGAAAGAAATTTCTCCATCTCCTTGAGAAAAATGAATATCACCCATCGAAAGTTTCGCACCTTCCACATAAACCGGGAAATAAATGCGCGAACCTTTCGACAAATTTTTGATATCGCAATTGCCCCCATGTTCGCGAGGAGGAACAGTTCTGGCTGCTTCTTGAGCAATGCGATCGTATTCTGCACCACTCAACGAACCAAGAATCGCATTTCTCGGATTTGGCAAAGCTGCCAAAGGTGGTACTCTTTCCGGATTAGTTGCTACCAAATCCGCTTCTCGCTTATTCCAAATGCCAAGTAAATCGTGAGAAGGCGCACAACCAATTAATCCAGGGTGAGGAATTCCGGCAAATTTTACATCAGGAATATGGCGAGATTTCGTATAAATCCCTTGAATATCCCAAATTGCTTTTTGAGCAACTGGAAAATGCTCTGTTAAAAAACCGCCTCCATTTTCCCTCGAAAAAATCCCAGTAAAACCCCATTCATAATCTAACAAAGTTCCCACATCTAAAATATCAACTACCAGAATATCTCCCGGTTGAGCGCCATTCACGTAAATAGGCCCACTTAATACGTGAACAACCGTTAAATCCACATCCCTTACATCATTAGGGCTGTCATTATTGCCAATTTGTCCATCCGTCCAGTCTTTGCATTCAATACGAAATACAGCACCAGGATTAACAGAAGCTACGGCTGGAATATCAGGATGCCAGCGATTATGACCTACTAATGCTTGTTCGGTAAATGGTTTGTTCAAGTCTACTTTGAAGAGGACTTCCGGCATATTTAGTACCCCGATCGAATAATTTGAAGTGAGCATTCAGGAATCAGGACTCAGAAGTTGTAATACCAATCTTTATCAAACAGGAAAATTCTGTATTTTTTCTTCTTAATCCAGAATTAGTAATGCTTTTACTCTAACTGAGTTGAGATTAGTTTTGTATGTGCGATTAAACTGTATTTTTTAATACAAAATTTATGATTTGCAGTAACTATTTATTTTAT
This window of the Leptolyngbyaceae cyanobacterium genome carries:
- the treZ gene encoding malto-oligosyltrehalose trehalohydrolase — its product is MKIGSDYLGNGRCQFTVWAPSHEDVAVQIVSPESRLIPMQKDEWGYFKVLAEGIEPGTLYYYKIAGETDRPDPASQYQPKDVHGPSQVVDRSTIQWNDANWSGVPLEEMIIYELHVGTFTPEGTFEAIIPRLKELHELGVNAIEIMPVAQFPGDRNWGYDGVYPFAVQSSYGGPEGLKKLVDAAHQEGISIVLDVVYNHFGPEGNYTSQYGPYFTEMYKTPWGMALNFDDIYSYGVRNYFIKNALYWFENYHIDALRLDAVHAIFDFGAKHFLQELAEEVTALSKRARRKFYLIAESDLNDVRVIRDRESGGYGIDAQWSDDFHHILHVLLTGEQKGYYKDFGSCQQMAKILKEGFVYTWEYSPHRRRYHGNDPSDRPAHQFVVCTQNHDQVGNRMMGERLTHLVSFEALKLAAGVMLISPYVPMLFMGEEYGEEAPFLYFVSHTDPDLVEAVKQGRKREFTEFHAEEEGEFIDPFSTDAFQKSKLQWHKRKEGKHKALLELHQHLIHLRRTMPVLKNLDKDNLEATALEEEKIVFLRRSDSTGNQIFCIMNFNQNEVNCPTSPGGIWRKILDSADSKWMGSGSQMPEKLLQEQTVTISPHSFALYELETLAQ
- a CDS encoding ATP-binding protein — its product is MKLKNIQLRIFNHLQKLQIRILFFTFGASLMPILLVYGVAWKLIYQPLVKLEKTRLDDQFLAFRGYVEATTNGLQDLVNGYAIWTDLYEAIQKQNIPWIAKEVTKQMVFSTNADHATVINNQGKTLAQTGEALNQPVVQQKIAAFLEQGKQDKDLITLGDRKLLILVSAPVFQTDGSGKSPGNLVVGQTLNHIWLQKFLTFSQPTTKVEIISITGNLMFASEQKNHLDMWDSHNFRTSILERITKKEPLYRIEPESGHNIIYAPILSKGKSVAIVKIQISSQYFQEASLVLNSVIWVGLGLSIVISITVARLLADQIGQPIKQLAKRSKTLANGNLDDPIPGINYGGEIGQLAKAYQEMAQALKALINNLESRVLERTQELEIARQNLEERVQQRTEELSQKNYQLQQTHDKLQQLNSELSIKAEQLSQALTTLKKTQTQLVQTEKMSSLGQLVAGIAHEINNPINFIYANLAYVSTYSQDLLTLIARYQERYSDLEIEQDVEQIELEFLKIDLPKIISSMQIGANRISQIVLSLRNFSRLDESDVKLVDIHEGIDSTLLILGSRLRSQTDWKEDNELSAIEVIKDYAKLPPIECYPRQINQVIMNIISNAIDELEKLDNQSIKQITIKTMLISKNQISIQIRDNGPGISPEIKDKIFDPFFTTKPVGKGTGLGLSICYQIAQRHGGSIDVISELGKGAEFLINLPIKSIF
- a CDS encoding zinc ribbon domain-containing protein, with the protein product MPVYEFRCNNCGTFEQRLNMSEASKPMVCPTCQATAKRIYSVAGLITTPYALSSRIERSAEPRVVNKSEIKKSEHHKHHHDRHHERPWMIGH
- a CDS encoding radical SAM protein yields the protein MVANSQCFKEYWENKSKMSVRDKSNSFNIYESPAKSLLNKATGFINYYDFTLNPYRGCQYGCSYCYAAAFSPSPKMRQTWGEWVIIKQNATEILDKELAKWYKKNPDKHPSIYMSSVTDPYQPIESAEKLSRGLLEVMLKYQPTLVIQTRSPMITRDIDILRQFQRLRINLSIPTGSESVRKDFEPRSPSIKARLNAIGKLIHNIVSDDTHHIKFSVTVTPLLPILPEDRIPFINKLEIVDRVVIQEFHTSQTRSHVAGTREEAIALKQKYAWWYDREQENYFEFKQKLVDLLPSVEIKEGKEGFGYE
- the urtE gene encoding urea ABC transporter ATP-binding subunit UrtE, with protein sequence MSTNSAIASEYNESLTQLMLQVTGLNVYYGESHILRDVDLSVPAGQMVCLIGRNGVGKTTLLKTIMGLLKPRTGTINLAGESILGESPDKRAKMGIGYVPQGREIIPRLTVKENLLLGLEARTQRGKNEEIPEEIFALFPVLKTMLSRMGGDLSGGQQQQLAIARALMGRPRLLMLDEPTEGIQPSIILEIEAAVRRIVRTTGISVLLVEQHLHFVRQADRYYAMQKGGIVAAGPTSELSQDVIQKFLAV
- the fmdA gene encoding formamidase produces the protein MPEVLFKVDLNKPFTEQALVGHNRWHPDIPAVASVNPGAVFRIECKDWTDGQIGNNDSPNDVRDVDLTVVHVLSGPIYVNGAQPGDILVVDILDVGTLLDYEWGFTGIFSRENGGGFLTEHFPVAQKAIWDIQGIYTKSRHIPDVKFAGIPHPGLIGCAPSHDLLGIWNKREADLVATNPERVPPLAALPNPRNAILGSLSGAEYDRIAQEAARTVPPREHGGNCDIKNLSKGSRIYFPVYVEGAKLSMGDIHFSQGDGEISFCGAIEMAGYLDLHVDLIKGGVEKYGLTNPIFKPGPVEPRYSEFLVFEGISVDEFTGQQYYLDAHVAYRRACLNAIAYFKKFGYTGEQIYLLLGSAPVEGRISGIVDIPNACCTLAVPTAIFEKNVLPS